A single window of Leptospira kanakyensis DNA harbors:
- a CDS encoding ATP-dependent 6-phosphofructokinase: MNENDTKVEQFGPCTIPNPAGYDYWTEDNSVVLFQTIFSGPADAKKTVETSPVFFEQAGPKENIYFRPEEVTAGIVTCGGLCPGINDVIRALVMELHYRYKVPRILGFPFGYEGLVKKFGHRPVELTPDKVAHIMNFGGSILGSSRGNQNIGDMVDTLFLYGVKMLFCIGGDGTLRGAQAIQEEVRKRKEDIAIVGIPKTIDNDINYVQKTFGFSTAFSKAVEAVNCAHEEAKGAPSGVGLVKLMGRHSGFIAVNSALASKNVNFVLIPELDFDLEGDGAFLTVLKERVQKRGHAVVILAEGAGQKFFEDKGEKDQSGNKKLADIGIFIKDKITEYFKKEGVTLNLKYIDPSYIIRSVPANAEDSVFCGFLAQNAVHAAFAGRTGCVVGIWNNVFTVMPISLAIAERKVLRPERSTLWRALLASTGQPNSMKAKG, from the coding sequence ATGAATGAAAATGATACCAAGGTTGAACAATTTGGTCCCTGCACCATTCCAAACCCAGCAGGGTATGACTACTGGACGGAAGACAACTCCGTCGTTCTTTTCCAAACGATATTTTCAGGCCCTGCCGACGCTAAAAAAACCGTAGAAACAAGTCCCGTATTCTTTGAACAAGCTGGCCCTAAAGAAAATATCTATTTTCGCCCAGAAGAAGTCACTGCAGGCATTGTGACTTGCGGTGGACTTTGCCCTGGAATCAACGATGTCATCCGTGCTCTAGTGATGGAGCTCCATTACCGGTACAAAGTGCCCCGTATTTTGGGTTTTCCTTTTGGGTATGAAGGTCTGGTAAAAAAATTCGGGCACAGACCAGTGGAACTCACTCCTGATAAGGTGGCCCATATCATGAACTTCGGTGGCTCCATTCTCGGATCTTCTCGAGGGAACCAAAATATTGGAGATATGGTGGATACATTATTCCTCTACGGAGTGAAGATGTTGTTTTGTATTGGTGGGGACGGAACCTTACGCGGGGCCCAGGCCATCCAAGAGGAAGTGAGAAAACGAAAGGAAGATATCGCCATCGTTGGAATTCCCAAAACCATCGATAACGATATCAACTATGTGCAAAAGACTTTTGGATTCTCGACTGCTTTTAGTAAGGCGGTGGAAGCTGTGAACTGCGCTCATGAAGAGGCAAAGGGAGCACCTAGTGGAGTCGGCCTAGTGAAACTCATGGGTCGCCATTCCGGATTTATCGCCGTCAATTCGGCTCTTGCTTCGAAAAATGTAAATTTTGTCCTCATCCCAGAACTTGATTTTGATTTAGAAGGAGACGGTGCCTTTTTAACCGTTCTCAAAGAACGAGTGCAGAAGCGGGGTCACGCCGTTGTGATTTTGGCAGAAGGAGCCGGACAAAAGTTCTTTGAAGACAAAGGCGAAAAAGATCAATCGGGTAACAAGAAGTTGGCGGATATTGGAATTTTTATCAAAGATAAAATTACCGAGTATTTCAAAAAAGAAGGTGTGACTCTGAATCTAAAATACATCGATCCGAGTTATATCATTCGGTCTGTTCCTGCCAATGCCGAAGACTCTGTGTTCTGTGGTTTCCTTGCTCAAAATGCCGTCCATGCTGCTTTTGCTGGCCGGACAGGGTGTGTGGTAGGAATTTGGAACAATGTGTTTACGGTCATGCCGATCTCCCTGGCGATTGCGGAGAGAAAAGTGTTACGTCCCGAAAGGAGTACTCTCTGGCGGGCACTCCTTGCTTCGACAGGACAACCAAATTCAATGAAGGCGAAAGGCTAG